A region from the Clostridia bacterium genome encodes:
- a CDS encoding DUF433 domain-containing protein, translating to MENWKERVSVNPAVCHGKACIRGTRIMVSVILDNIAAGLDRSEILASYPSLRPEDIRAALAYAAELAREGAIDLPFELSA from the coding sequence ATGGAGAACTGGAAAGAGCGAGTGAGCGTGAATCCGGCGGTTTGCCATGGCAAAGCGTGCATTCGCGGGACCAGAATCATGGTCTCCGTGATTCTGGACAACATCGCTGCTGGTCTCGACCGTTCCGAGATTCTTGCCAGCTATCCTTCGTTGCGGCCCGAAGATATTCGCGCCGCACTCGCCTACGCGGCGGAATTGGCCCGTGAGGGCGCCATCGACCTCCCGTTTGAGCTGAGCGCGTGA
- a CDS encoding DUF5615 family PIN-like protein, with product MTFKTDENLPLEAAAALRESGLAVETVWDEKLSGSDDQTLAARVRSEGRILLTLDLDFANIQAYPPDQHPGIIVLRLKSQDKATVVTYVRRTAAALAHRNPAGELWIVENDRIRFRHGR from the coding sequence GTGACGTTTAAAACAGATGAGAACCTCCCATTAGAAGCGGCTGCGGCGCTACGCGAGTCTGGCTTGGCGGTAGAAACTGTCTGGGATGAGAAGCTGTCGGGCTCCGATGATCAGACGTTAGCCGCCCGAGTACGAAGCGAAGGCCGGATTCTGCTCACACTTGATCTGGACTTCGCCAATATCCAGGCCTACCCGCCGGACCAACATCCTGGAATCATCGTGTTGCGACTCAAGAGCCAGGACAAAGCCACGGTCGTCACGTACGTGCGGAGGACTGCGGCGGCACTGGCACATCGGAACCCAGCTGGCGAGTTGTGGATCGTTGAAAACGATCGCATTCGCTTCCGACACGGCAGGTGA